The Corynebacterium comes genome window below encodes:
- a CDS encoding ParB/RepB/Spo0J family partition protein codes for MNQETRKGGLGRGLAALIPAGPSTSSPKLGDGAADVILGGTKGARARGARGEENKAVPGTPAPGLPRTDKTPVGVEKQPPEVGATYREIPIGQIVPNPQQPRQVFDEEALAELVHSIREFGLMQPIVVRPAGEGYELIMGERRWRAAGRAGLQNIPAIVRDTGDGVMLRDALLENIHRVQLNPLEEAAAYQQLLEEFDVTQAELAERIGRSRPVITNTIRLLALPLPVQRRVAAGVLSAGHARALLGLKLGTEAQEELADRIIAEGLSVRATEEAVTLLNRGDGEPERKQPEPTPQPEVFTRAADRLGDAWETKVTVTMGKRKGRMVVEFGDPEDFQRILALIEGRD; via the coding sequence TCCCCCAAGCTCGGAGACGGTGCCGCAGACGTCATCCTGGGTGGTACCAAGGGGGCACGCGCCCGGGGTGCGCGTGGCGAGGAGAACAAGGCCGTCCCGGGAACCCCGGCACCCGGGCTGCCGCGCACGGACAAGACCCCGGTGGGCGTCGAGAAGCAGCCGCCTGAGGTGGGCGCAACGTACCGCGAGATCCCCATCGGGCAGATCGTCCCCAACCCGCAGCAGCCGAGGCAGGTCTTCGACGAGGAGGCGCTCGCCGAGCTCGTCCACTCCATCCGTGAATTCGGGCTCATGCAGCCGATCGTCGTGCGTCCCGCAGGCGAAGGCTACGAACTCATCATGGGTGAGCGCCGCTGGCGTGCCGCCGGACGGGCCGGACTGCAGAACATCCCCGCCATCGTCCGCGACACCGGCGACGGCGTCATGCTCCGCGACGCCCTCCTGGAGAACATCCACCGCGTCCAGCTCAACCCGTTGGAGGAGGCCGCCGCCTACCAGCAGCTCCTCGAGGAATTCGACGTCACCCAGGCTGAACTCGCCGAACGCATCGGCCGATCGCGTCCGGTGATCACCAACACCATCCGTCTGCTCGCGCTGCCGCTCCCCGTGCAGCGCCGTGTCGCCGCCGGAGTGCTGTCCGCAGGTCACGCACGGGCACTGCTGGGACTCAAGCTCGGAACAGAGGCGCAGGAGGAGCTGGCGGACCGCATCATCGCCGAGGGGCTGTCCGTCCGTGCGACCGAGGAAGCCGTCACCCTCCTCAACCGCGGGGATGGCGAACCCGAGCGCAAGCAGCCTGAGCCCACCCCGCAGCCCGAGGTGTTCACCCGCGCAGCCGACCGTCTCGGTGACGCCTGGGAAACCAAGGTCACCGTCACCATGGGCAAACGCAAGGGCCGCATGGTCGTCGAATTCGGCGATCCGGAGGACTTCCAGCGCATCCTCGCGCTCATCGAAGGCCGCGACTAG